A part of Cannabis sativa cultivar Pink pepper isolate KNU-18-1 chromosome 6, ASM2916894v1, whole genome shotgun sequence genomic DNA contains:
- the LOC115724684 gene encoding uncharacterized protein LOC115724684 → MLEGKAVIGETDMLQTMQQDALGLAAKALDVFDVTEATEIARLIKKEFDRLHGAGWQCIVGTDFGSFVTHCSGCFIHFSVGSLAILLFKGSAGFDAEANQFPAMESVKA, encoded by the exons ATGTTGGAAGGGAAAGCAGTGATTGGAGAGACAGATATGTTGCAGACTATGCAACAGGATGCGcttggtttagccgccaaagcACTTGATGTTTTCGATGTCACAGAGGCCACAGAGATAGCCCGATTGATTAAAAAG GAATTTGATCGGTTACATGGAGCTGGGTGGCAATGCATTGTGGGGACAGATTTTGGGTCATTTGTAACTCATTGTTCTGGCTGTTTCATTCATTTTAGTGTAGGGAGTCTTGCCATATTGCTCTTTAAAGGATCTGCTGGTTTTGATGCTGAGGCTAACCAATTTCCAGCCATGGAGTCTGTCAAAGCTTAG
- the LOC115695125 gene encoding uncharacterized protein LOC115695125 translates to MVGMGAGVGGGEGGWTPEMEAEQKGAGDGFSLKECGKFMANTKNLGNPRKMVESEQAPSNAPAAAPILLPAAATASNPGDSSLPQRESQPVKPKLKRIPKQVVKKFMGPYKCWTLSSSSSKGSPPPATTSPPAASGKGVAASTPTAASTRTRAQQASIKKELRTKRSYDKLAPPAKKLKLNPPSVSSSSEEEEPMEDPSILKNQI, encoded by the exons ATGGTTGGAATGGGCGCCGGAGTTGGAGGAGGAGAAGGGGGATGGACGCCAGAGATGGAGGCGGAGCAGAAGGGAGCCGGAGATGGGTTTTCTTTGAAGGAGTGTGGg AAATTCATGGCTAACACTAAAAACCTAGGGAATCCaaggaaaatggtggaatcCGAACAAGCCCCCTCGAATGCTCCTGCTGCTGCTCCAATCTTGCTGCCTGCTGCTGCAACTGCTTCAAACCcaggagattcatcgcttcctcAACGTGAATCTCAGCCCGTGAAGCCCAAGCTGAAACGAATTCCTAAACAAGTGGTTAAAAAATTTATGGGACCCTACAAATGTTGGACTttatcatcttcatcttcaaagggATCTCCTCCACCTGCCACTACATCGCCTCCTGCTGCATCAGGGAAGGGAGTTGCTGCATCAACTCCAACAGCTGCTTCCACTCGCACTCGTGCCCAGCAAGCATCTATCAAGAAGGAACTTCGCACAAAACGAAGCTATGACAAACTagctcctccagccaagaagctGAAATTGAATCCCCCCTCGGTTTCTTCAAGttctgaagaagaagaacccATGGAGGATCCCTCCATTCTGAAAAACCAAATCTGA
- the LOC115695126 gene encoding uncharacterized protein LOC115695126, with product MTNDKSWTTLRNRRCPQYWAGLNAFLEMASKCKDCDGRIRCPCVRCVNNRLQTLPVVKAHIFDWGFFTGYEKRTYHGEAESSATNAMNDHDAADDDTEIDEMIPIVDDFLQPSFEMDDNPDVNQWRDELFEEIEAELYPCCDWISSLNFLAKLLHLKVRGKIPNNIFDELLKLLKFAFPKENKIPSNYYDAKKKLKKLGLGYESIHVCKHNCCLFYNEHANEDSCPVGGTSRWITSENLGAKKVPHKVMRYFPLIPRLKRLYTSKHTAKYMVWHHSGKSKEEGVMRHPVDGAAWKDFDAKHPDFASEPRNVRLGLAADGFNPFGNMSQAYSMWPVVLANYNLPPWLCMKDNNFMLTILIPGDKSPGMDIDIFLRPLVDELKELWVNGVDTRDCRTNTVFKLRAALLWTVNDFPARSYLSGWSGQGYKACPTCNEDTSSIRVIGKTSYVGHRRFLPNNHRMRRDTQFDGQIERRPPLRCFTCEEVLEQVNKLPPHLPGNHELLVV from the coding sequence ATGACAAACGACAAATCTTGGACCACATTGCGAAATCGTAGATGTCCACAATATTGGGCTGGTCTAAATGCATTTTTAGAGATGGCCTCGAAATGTAAAGATTGTGATGGTAGAATTAGGTGCCCATGTGTAAGATGTGTGAACAATAGGCTTCAAACTTTACCTGTTGTGAAAGCACATATATTCGATTGGGGTTTTTTTACTGGTTACGAGAAGCGGACTTACCACGGGGAAGCAGAATCTAGTGCGACTAATGCAATGAATGACCATGATGCCGCTGATGATGATACTGAAATTGACGAGATGATTCCGATAGTGGATGACTTCCTTCAGCCGTCATTCGAAATGGATGATAATCCAGATGTAAATCAATGGCGCGACGAATTATTTGAAGAAATTGAGGCCGAGTTGTATCCTTGTTGTGATTGGATATCTTCTCTTAACTTTTTGGCAAAGTTATTGCATTTGAAAGTTAGGGGAAAGATTCCTAACAACATATTTGATGAATTACTGAAGTTATTAAAATTTGCTTTTccaaaggaaaataaaattccatcAAACTATTATGATGCcaagaaaaaattgaaaaaattagggttgGGGTATGAGTCAATTCATGTATGCAAGCACAATTGCTGTTTATTTTACAATGAACATGCAAATGAAGATTCATGTCCAGTCGGTGGCACTAGTAGATGGATAACTTCAGAAAATTTAGGAGCAAAAAAGGTGCCTCATAAGGTGATGCGTTACTTTCCGTTAATTCCGCGACTGAAGAGACTCTATACTTCAAAGCATACGGCAAAATACATGGTATGGCACCACAGTGGTAAATCAAAAGAAGAGGGTGTAATGCGACACCCTGTGGATGGTGCAGCGTGGAAGGACTTTGATGCCAAACACCCTGATTTTGCTAGTGAACCTCGAAATGTTCGTCTCGGTTTAGCTGCCGATGGctttaatccatttggcaacatgagccAAGCTTACAGTATGTGGCCTGTAGTTTTGGCGAACTATAATCTTCCACCTTGGTTATGTATGAAAGATAATAATTTTATGTTGACCATTCTTATTCCTGGAGATAAATCACCCGGAATGGACATAGACATATTTTTAAGACCCTTGGTGGATGAGTTGAAGGAGTTGTGGGTTAACGGAGTAGATACGAGAGATTGTCGAACCAACACTGTCTTCAAGTTGCGTGCAGCTCTTTTGTGGACAGTGAATGATTTTCCTGCTCGTAGTTATTTGTCTGGTTGGAGTGGTCAGGGATATAAAGCTTGTCCTACTTGCAATGAAGATACATCTTCTATTCGAGTAATTGGTAAGACATCTTACGTGGGTCATAGAAGATTTTTGCCAAATAACCATCGAATGAGAAGGGATACTCAATTTGACGGCCAAATTGAGAGAAGACCTCCTTTAAGATGTTTTACTTGTGAAGAAGTATTAGAACAAGTAAACAAACTCCCACCCCACCTCCCAGGAAATCATGAGCTCTTGGTGGTGTGA